A region of the Meles meles chromosome 18, mMelMel3.1 paternal haplotype, whole genome shotgun sequence genome:
ACCTTCTGGCACTCACGGCCTCGGATATCGTCACCCAGGTGGTCATCGTGTTCGTGGGTTTCCTCCTACAGGGGGCGGTGCTGACCCGGCAGGTGCCCCGGGCTGTGGTGCGCTCCGCTAACATCCTGGAGTTCGCCGCCAATCATGCCTCAGTCTGGATTGCTGTCCTGCTCACCGTGGACCGCTACAGCGCCCTATGCCACCCCCTGCAGCACCGGGCCACCTCGTCCCCAGGCCGGACCCGCAGGTCCATCGCCACCGTCCTCAGCGTCTCTGTGCTGACCGGCATCCCCTTCTACTGGTGGCTGGACGTGTGGAGGGATGCAGACCCCCCCAGCATGCTGGATGAGGTCCTCAAGTGGGCTCACTGCCTCACGGTCTATTTTATCCCTTGTGGCGTCTTTGTGATCACCAACTCGGCCATCATCTGCCGGCTACGGAGGCGGAGCCCGAGTGGGCAGCAGCCCCGGGTGGGCAAGAGCACAACCATCCTCCTGGGTGTCACCACACTCTTCGCCCTCCTTTGGGCTCCCCGGATCTTCGTCATGCTCTACCACCTGTATGTGGCTCCCGTCCACCGGGACTGGAGGGTCCACCTGGCCTTGGACGTGGCCAACATGGCAGCCATGCTCAACACCGCGGTCAACTTTGGCCTCTACTGCTTCGTCAGCAAGACTTTCCGGGCCACCATCCGAGAGGTGTTCCATGATGCCCACCTGCCCTGCACACTGGGGTCACGGCCGGAGGGCCTGGTGGGGGGCCCTGTCCTAAGGCCCCCAGGACTTCCCAAAGGGGCCAGACCATAGAGGCAGGGCCCCGCAGGGCCAGAGCTACTGCTGCCCTTGTGGTTTGCTCCCAAAACTTTATCAACACCCTACTTTGCCAcctgagggcagggcagggaaggcTCCTTCCTGTGGGGGTGGCTCCCCAGGTGTGGGGGTGTCCAATTTACCCAACTCTCACATTAGCTGCACCGACAATTTCTACTTCCTGGCACAAGGAGAGGACTCTGCCAGGCATAGGCTAACAGTGTCAGCTGCTCTGGACATTCCTTCATGAGGGACATTTCACCTGGCACGTCACGAAGGCCAGATCAACAGGagctggatgaatgaatgaaaggcaaGATGGAcgggtggatgatggatggatggacggatggatggacggatggttGGAtgtaggtgggtggatggatgggtggacaggCGGGTGGgtgtgcatggatggatggatggatgggcaggtggatggacggatgagtgggtggatggatggacgggtgggtagatggatgagTGGACAg
Encoded here:
- the GPR142 gene encoding probable G-protein coupled receptor 142 isoform X2 encodes the protein MAVGQARNWKAIGQKSRICPPVWLVSSLSSTTAPCWAWGCLGAVLTRQVPRAVVRSANILEFAANHASVWIAVLLTVDRYSALCHPLQHRATSSPGRTRRSIATVLSVSVLTGIPFYWWLDVWRDADPPSMLDEVLKWAHCLTVYFIPCGVFVITNSAIICRLRRRSPSGQQPRVGKSTTILLGVTTLFALLWAPRIFVMLYHLYVAPVHRDWRVHLALDVANMAAMLNTAVNFGLYCFVSKTFRATIREVFHDAHLPCTLGSRPEGLVGGPVLRPPGLPKGARP
- the GPR142 gene encoding probable G-protein coupled receptor 142 isoform X1; protein product: MTLEGQEAAGPPRAIPLPTANGSGPSQELEGHWPEIPDLSPCVAGVIPVIYYSTLLGLGLPVNLLTTVALARLATKTRKPSYYYLLALTASDIVTQVVIVFVGFLLQGAVLTRQVPRAVVRSANILEFAANHASVWIAVLLTVDRYSALCHPLQHRATSSPGRTRRSIATVLSVSVLTGIPFYWWLDVWRDADPPSMLDEVLKWAHCLTVYFIPCGVFVITNSAIICRLRRRSPSGQQPRVGKSTTILLGVTTLFALLWAPRIFVMLYHLYVAPVHRDWRVHLALDVANMAAMLNTAVNFGLYCFVSKTFRATIREVFHDAHLPCTLGSRPEGLVGGPVLRPPGLPKGARP